The proteins below come from a single Miscanthus floridulus cultivar M001 chromosome 1, ASM1932011v1, whole genome shotgun sequence genomic window:
- the LOC136488418 gene encoding UDP-glucosyltransferase UGT13248-like, with translation MAGSKNVSVRVLLVSYPAQGHINPLFQFGKRLASHHGVGCTLAVARSALGSSVPPAQPGHGAVPVVAISDGCDLGGYDEVGDVHEYLARLESAGSRTLDELLGSESSRGRPVRVVVYDAFLLWVPRVARQHGASCAAFFTQACSVNVVYDHAWRGKVKLPVDKVLAELPGLPKGLQLEPADCSSFLTQQDSSSTSTYLDLLLQQCQGLEVADHVLINSFYELQTEEAEYMASRWAARTVGPTLPSAYLDNRMPDDSSYSFSLHAPMATECDAWLANRPARSVVYVSFGSIAAPGPDQLAEMAQGLYNSGKAFLWVVRAPETSKLPESFVSKVKESEERGLIVAWSPQLEVLAHAAVGCFLTHCGWNSTMEGLGIGVPMVAMPQWSDQPMNAKYIEDIWRVGVRARPDVGGVVSKDEVERCVREVMDGEKSKEYMENAINWREKTKRAMSEGGSSDRNIREFLGKFGWN, from the exons ATGGCTGGATCCAAGAACGTGAGCGTTCGCGTGCTCCTGGTCTCGTACCCGGCCCAAGGCCACATCAACCCGCTCTTCCAGTTCGGCAAGCGGCTCGCCAGCCACCACGGCGTCGGGTGCACCCTAGCGGTGGCCCGCTCGGCCCTTGGTTCCAGCGTGCCGCCAGCGCAGCCGGGACACGGAGCGGTCCCCGTCGTCGCCATCTCCGATGGCTGCGACCTTGGCGGCTACGACGAGGTCGGCGACGTGCATGAGTACCTGGCACGGCTCGAGTCCGCCGGGTCGCGCACGCTGGACGAGCTCCTCGGCTCCGAGTCGTCCCGCGGCCGGCCCGTGCGCGTGGTGGTGTACGACGCGTTCCTGCTGTGGGTGCCCCGCGTGGCGCGGCAGCACGGCGCGTCGTGCGCGGCCTTCTTCACGCAGGCCTGCTCGGTGAACGTGGTGTACGACCACGCGTGGAGAGGCAAGGTGAAGCTGCCGGTGGACAAGGTCCTGGCGGAGCTGCCGGGCCTGCCCAAGGGGCTGCAGCTGGAACCGGCCGATTGCTCCTCGTTCCTGACGCAGCAGgacagctcctccacctccacctatcTTGACCTCCTGTTGCAGCAGTGCCAGGGGCTCGAGGTTGCAGATCATGTCCTCATCAACTCCTTCTACGAACTGCAGACTGAG GAAGCGGAGTACATGGCTTCAAGGTGGGCTGCCAGGACGGTTGGTCCAACCCTGCCGTCAGCCTACCTTGACAACCGCATGCCGGACGATTCATCCTACAGTTTCAGCCTGCACGCTCCGATGGCGACGGAGTGCGACGCCTGGCTCGCCAACAGGCCAGCGCGCTCCGTTGTCTATGTCTCCTTTGGAAGCATCGCCGCGCCGGGTCCAGACCAGTTGGCCGAGATGGCCCAAGGCCTGTACAATAGCGGCAAGGCCTTTCTGTGGGTCGTCAGGGCCCCCGAAACGTCCAAGCTGCCAGAAAGCTTCGTCAGTAAGGTGAAGGAGAGTGAGGAGAGGGGCCTCATCGTGGCATGGAGCCCGCAGCTCGAGGTGCTAGCGCACGCCGCGGTTGGCTGCTTCCTGACACACTGTGGTTGGAACTCAACAATGGAAGGGTTAGGCATTGGAGTGCCAATGGTGGCCATGCCACAGTGGTCCGACCAGCCAATGAATGCCAAGTACATCGAGGATATATGGAGAGTTGGCGTTAGAGCACGGCCCGATGTGGGGGGAGTTGTCAGCAAGGATGAGGTGGAGAGGTGTGTGAGGGAAGTGATGGACGGGGAAAAGAGCAAGGAATACATGGAGAATGCAATCAACTGGAGGGAAAAAACTAAAAGGGCCATGAGTGAAGGTGGCAGTTCGGACAGGAACATTAGAGAGTTCCTTGGCAAATTTGGGTGGAATTGA
- the LOC136488426 gene encoding cold-responsive protein kinase 1-like isoform X1 produces the protein MKWLCCNCHFDDEEDGHDKEQAKAQSNKINQFFSPTIDVPELSLDDLKQKTDDFGSSALIGEGSYGRVYHATLDDGRQAAVKKLDASENEPNDEFLKQVSLASKLKHENLVEMLGYCVDGNDRILAYEFATMGSLHDVLHGRKGVFELSRNLTLGMSVEFWDELRMGLVDKDSLVRKQAFYVLTISLSIFTSSSGNDSSQHSSSRSSAALPAQIKANAGTTKRERWANKEAKSLGVGEMDQSGGHLSNGQDRWKVFLLLYEMLQEYGTHLVEAAWTHQVSWFPSVSLIKSRCVWRRIRAHSIIFS, from the exons ATGAAGTGGTTATGTTGTAACTGCCACTTTGACGACGAGGAGGATGGCCACGACAAGGAACAGGCCAAAGCTCAGAGCAATAAGATAAACC AGTTCTTTTCTCCTACAATTGATGTCCCTGAATTGTCGTTGGATGATTTGAAACAAAAGACTGATGATTTTGGATCGAGTGCTCTGATTGGTGAAGGTTCTTATGGACGAGTATATCATGCCACTTTGGATGATGGGAGGCAAGCGGCAGTTAAAAAACTTGATGCATCTGAAAATGAGCCTAATGATGAGTTCCTGAAACAG GTCTCACTGGCATCAAAGCTAAAACATGAAAATCTTGTTGAGATGTTGGGTTACTGTGTGGATGGGAATGATCGTATACTCGCATATGAATTTGCAACCATGGGTTCCCTTCATGATGTTTTACATG GAAGAAAAGGCGTATTTGAATTGTCCAGGAATTTGACCTTAGGAATGTCAGTGGAATTCTGGGATGAACTGCGCATGGGACTG GTTGACAAGGATTCTTTAGTAAGGAAACAGGCCTTCTACGTCTTAACAATATCACTTAGCATCTTTACCTCTTCATCTGGAAATGATAGCAGCCAGCATTCCTCCAGCAGGAGCTCAGCTGCTTTGCCTGCTCAAATCAAAGCAAATGCTGGGACAACAAAAAGAGAAAGGTGGGCTAACAAAGAAGCCAAGTCCCTTGGCGTCGGAGAGATGGACCAATCAGGTGGACACCTTTCAAATGGTCAAGATCGGTGGAAGGTCTTCTTGTTACTCTATGAGATGCTCCAGGAGTATGGGACACATTTAGTTGAAGCAGCCTGGACACACCAGGTTAGTTGGTTTCCTAGTGTTTCTCTTATCAAAAGCAGGTGTGTCTGGAGAAGAATAAGAGCTCATAGTATTATTTTTTCCTGA
- the LOC136488426 gene encoding uncharacterized protein isoform X2: MKWLCCNCHFDDEEDGHDKEQAKAQSNKINRSYGRVYHATLDDGRQAAVKKLDASENEPNDEFLKQVSLASKLKHENLVEMLGYCVDGNDRILAYEFATMGSLHDVLHGRKGVFELSRNLTLGMSVEFWDELRMGLVDKDSLVRKQAFYVLTISLSIFTSSSGNDSSQHSSSRSSAALPAQIKANAGTTKRERWANKEAKSLGVGEMDQSGGHLSNGQDRWKVFLLLYEMLQEYGTHLVEAAWTHQVSWFPSVSLIKSRCVWRRIRAHSIIFS, translated from the exons ATGAAGTGGTTATGTTGTAACTGCCACTTTGACGACGAGGAGGATGGCCACGACAAGGAACAGGCCAAAGCTCAGAGCAATAAGATAAACC GTTCTTATGGACGAGTATATCATGCCACTTTGGATGATGGGAGGCAAGCGGCAGTTAAAAAACTTGATGCATCTGAAAATGAGCCTAATGATGAGTTCCTGAAACAG GTCTCACTGGCATCAAAGCTAAAACATGAAAATCTTGTTGAGATGTTGGGTTACTGTGTGGATGGGAATGATCGTATACTCGCATATGAATTTGCAACCATGGGTTCCCTTCATGATGTTTTACATG GAAGAAAAGGCGTATTTGAATTGTCCAGGAATTTGACCTTAGGAATGTCAGTGGAATTCTGGGATGAACTGCGCATGGGACTG GTTGACAAGGATTCTTTAGTAAGGAAACAGGCCTTCTACGTCTTAACAATATCACTTAGCATCTTTACCTCTTCATCTGGAAATGATAGCAGCCAGCATTCCTCCAGCAGGAGCTCAGCTGCTTTGCCTGCTCAAATCAAAGCAAATGCTGGGACAACAAAAAGAGAAAGGTGGGCTAACAAAGAAGCCAAGTCCCTTGGCGTCGGAGAGATGGACCAATCAGGTGGACACCTTTCAAATGGTCAAGATCGGTGGAAGGTCTTCTTGTTACTCTATGAGATGCTCCAGGAGTATGGGACACATTTAGTTGAAGCAGCCTGGACACACCAGGTTAGTTGGTTTCCTAGTGTTTCTCTTATCAAAAGCAGGTGTGTCTGGAGAAGAATAAGAGCTCATAGTATTATTTTTTCCTGA
- the LOC136488426 gene encoding protein STRUBBELIG-RECEPTOR FAMILY 3-like isoform X3, with the protein MDEYTSENEPNDEFLKQVSLASKLKHENLVEMLGYCVDGNDRILAYEFATMGSLHDVLHGRKGVFELSRNLTLGMSVEFWDELRMGLVDKDSLVRKQAFYVLTISLSIFTSSSGNDSSQHSSSRSSAALPAQIKANAGTTKRERWANKEAKSLGVGEMDQSGGHLSNGQDRWKVFLLLYEMLQEYGTHLVEAAWTHQVSWFPSVSLIKSRCVWRRIRAHSIIFS; encoded by the exons ATGGACGAGTATA CATCTGAAAATGAGCCTAATGATGAGTTCCTGAAACAG GTCTCACTGGCATCAAAGCTAAAACATGAAAATCTTGTTGAGATGTTGGGTTACTGTGTGGATGGGAATGATCGTATACTCGCATATGAATTTGCAACCATGGGTTCCCTTCATGATGTTTTACATG GAAGAAAAGGCGTATTTGAATTGTCCAGGAATTTGACCTTAGGAATGTCAGTGGAATTCTGGGATGAACTGCGCATGGGACTG GTTGACAAGGATTCTTTAGTAAGGAAACAGGCCTTCTACGTCTTAACAATATCACTTAGCATCTTTACCTCTTCATCTGGAAATGATAGCAGCCAGCATTCCTCCAGCAGGAGCTCAGCTGCTTTGCCTGCTCAAATCAAAGCAAATGCTGGGACAACAAAAAGAGAAAGGTGGGCTAACAAAGAAGCCAAGTCCCTTGGCGTCGGAGAGATGGACCAATCAGGTGGACACCTTTCAAATGGTCAAGATCGGTGGAAGGTCTTCTTGTTACTCTATGAGATGCTCCAGGAGTATGGGACACATTTAGTTGAAGCAGCCTGGACACACCAGGTTAGTTGGTTTCCTAGTGTTTCTCTTATCAAAAGCAGGTGTGTCTGGAGAAGAATAAGAGCTCATAGTATTATTTTTTCCTGA
- the LOC136488426 gene encoding PTI1-like tyrosine-protein kinase 3 isoform X5 — protein sequence MKWLCCNCHFDDEEDGHDKEQAKAQSNKINQFFSPTIDVPELSLDDLKQKTDDFGSSALIGEGSYGRVYHATLDDGRQAAVKKLDASENEPNDEFLKQVSLASKLKHENLVEMLGYCVDGNDRILAYEFATMGSLHDVLHGRKGVFELSRNLTLGMSVEFWDELRMGLVDKDSLELSCFACSNQSKCWDNKKRKVG from the exons ATGAAGTGGTTATGTTGTAACTGCCACTTTGACGACGAGGAGGATGGCCACGACAAGGAACAGGCCAAAGCTCAGAGCAATAAGATAAACC AGTTCTTTTCTCCTACAATTGATGTCCCTGAATTGTCGTTGGATGATTTGAAACAAAAGACTGATGATTTTGGATCGAGTGCTCTGATTGGTGAAGGTTCTTATGGACGAGTATATCATGCCACTTTGGATGATGGGAGGCAAGCGGCAGTTAAAAAACTTGATGCATCTGAAAATGAGCCTAATGATGAGTTCCTGAAACAG GTCTCACTGGCATCAAAGCTAAAACATGAAAATCTTGTTGAGATGTTGGGTTACTGTGTGGATGGGAATGATCGTATACTCGCATATGAATTTGCAACCATGGGTTCCCTTCATGATGTTTTACATG GAAGAAAAGGCGTATTTGAATTGTCCAGGAATTTGACCTTAGGAATGTCAGTGGAATTCTGGGATGAACTGCGCATGGGACTG GTTGACAAGGATTCTTTA GAGCTCAGCTGCTTTGCCTGCTCAAATCAAAGCAAATGCTGGGACAACAAAAAGAGAAAGGTGGGCTAA
- the LOC136488426 gene encoding PTI1-like tyrosine-protein kinase 3 isoform X4 has protein sequence MKWLCCNCHFDDEEDGHDKEQAKAQSNKINQFFSPTIDVPELSLDDLKQKTDDFGSSALIGEGSYGRVYHATLDDGRQAAVKKLDASENEPNDEFLKQVSLASKLKHENLVEMLGYCVDGNDRILAYEFATMGSLHDVLHGRKGVFELSRNLTLGMSVEFWDELRMGLVDKDSLQELSCFACSNQSKCWDNKKRKVG, from the exons ATGAAGTGGTTATGTTGTAACTGCCACTTTGACGACGAGGAGGATGGCCACGACAAGGAACAGGCCAAAGCTCAGAGCAATAAGATAAACC AGTTCTTTTCTCCTACAATTGATGTCCCTGAATTGTCGTTGGATGATTTGAAACAAAAGACTGATGATTTTGGATCGAGTGCTCTGATTGGTGAAGGTTCTTATGGACGAGTATATCATGCCACTTTGGATGATGGGAGGCAAGCGGCAGTTAAAAAACTTGATGCATCTGAAAATGAGCCTAATGATGAGTTCCTGAAACAG GTCTCACTGGCATCAAAGCTAAAACATGAAAATCTTGTTGAGATGTTGGGTTACTGTGTGGATGGGAATGATCGTATACTCGCATATGAATTTGCAACCATGGGTTCCCTTCATGATGTTTTACATG GAAGAAAAGGCGTATTTGAATTGTCCAGGAATTTGACCTTAGGAATGTCAGTGGAATTCTGGGATGAACTGCGCATGGGACTG GTTGACAAGGATTCTTTA CAGGAGCTCAGCTGCTTTGCCTGCTCAAATCAAAGCAAATGCTGGGACAACAAAAAGAGAAAGGTGGGCTAA
- the LOC136488426 gene encoding PTI1-like tyrosine-protein kinase 3 isoform X6 — protein MKWLCCNCHFDDEEDGHDKEQAKAQSNKINQFFSPTIDVPELSLDDLKQKTDDFGSSALIGEGSYGRVYHATLDDGRQAAVKKLDASENEPNDEFLKQVSLASKLKHENLVEMLGYCVDGNDRILAYEFATMGSLHDVLHGRKGVFELSRNLTLGMSVEFWDELRMGL, from the exons ATGAAGTGGTTATGTTGTAACTGCCACTTTGACGACGAGGAGGATGGCCACGACAAGGAACAGGCCAAAGCTCAGAGCAATAAGATAAACC AGTTCTTTTCTCCTACAATTGATGTCCCTGAATTGTCGTTGGATGATTTGAAACAAAAGACTGATGATTTTGGATCGAGTGCTCTGATTGGTGAAGGTTCTTATGGACGAGTATATCATGCCACTTTGGATGATGGGAGGCAAGCGGCAGTTAAAAAACTTGATGCATCTGAAAATGAGCCTAATGATGAGTTCCTGAAACAG GTCTCACTGGCATCAAAGCTAAAACATGAAAATCTTGTTGAGATGTTGGGTTACTGTGTGGATGGGAATGATCGTATACTCGCATATGAATTTGCAACCATGGGTTCCCTTCATGATGTTTTACATG GAAGAAAAGGCGTATTTGAATTGTCCAGGAATTTGACCTTAGGAATGTCAGTGGAATTCTGGGATGAACTGCGCATGGGACTG TGA